The Mytilus edulis chromosome 4, xbMytEdul2.2, whole genome shotgun sequence nucleotide sequence TTTCATTTAACATTTAACGTTAATGCGACAATTATACAAGTCAGAGGtgtagctagctttaaaaccagatataatccactattttctacagaaaattcctgtaccaagtcaggaatataacagttgttattcattcgtttgatgtgtttgagcgtttgattttgccatttgattaacaAGGGACTTTtttcagcactttttgtgctgacatgaatcatcattgatatggttatatttataaattaactgttaacaaaatttagaatttttgaaatactaaggcttttttaccgCAGGCATTGATTACcatagctggatttggcaaaacttttaggaattttggtccccaatgctcttcaacttcgtactttattttgtctttttaacttttttggattcgagcgtcactgatgagtcttttgtagacgaaacgcgcgtctggcgtatatacaaaatttagtcctggtatctatgatgagtttatttacaaccactgggtcgatgccactgcttgtaaagatttatttccccaagggtatcaccagcccagtagtcagcactttttgtgctgacatgaattatcattgatatggttatatctaTAAATGAACTGTTCAcataatttagaatttttgatatactaaggcttttctacctcaggcatagattaccttagctggatttggcaaaacttttaggaattttggtcctcaatgctcttcaacttcgtactctatttggcctttttaacttttttggattcgagcgtcactgatgagtcttttctagacgaaacgcgcgtctggcgtatatacaaaatttagtcctggtatctatgatgaatttattatttttgaattttcttttgagatttgtgataatattttttcagcatctttatatagtttaaattaaattgaatacTACTTGCTTCccctacaaaacaaacaaaacataagaaACATACTAACCCACTTTTTaccaaaattaatttatttaactTAAATTAATACCAGAAATCAAAACACAGGACTTTTATATACCCATAGAGTAGCATTTCCATGAAGGCAATAACCATTAAAATATCTTAAATCATGCTTATAATGATCCTTAGATGCTGTCTTGAAGTGAGTAGCACGATCATCAGTGACCATCTTCAAAACTTTTGCCTGCAAATGAAATGTAATATCACTGACACACTTTAATAGAGGAAGCACTTGTTTAAATCAATTGCATTTTTCGTTGTAGGCAATGTAAAAAAGACATATTTCCCATTTTTATGTAGTTTGCTGAATAAAATGTTCTTGTTCAGTATTAACACCTTTAATAAAATTAATCTTAATCAAATATATGGGAAGCTGAGCTTTTTCATAATCTTATTTAAGTACAGGAATAGTGATCACAAAAAGGATGAtgataataatattttcattattttttacgcAAACAAGCTCTTTACTATTAAAATGAATCGATTTTCAGAAAACCAGTGagtattgcatatatatatatatttcatgcaCGTATATATTTGCAGTTCGACAATTATTTATAATGGTCAGCAGGATATTTGATTACCTTATTACACATCTAATACCCTTATCGCTTTTCCCGGCTGATCCGAGAATCTGTCCCGTTTGAACTATTGACGTAGTACAATAAACTCTTTTCCGTTGTGGTGTccgatattttgtattatgacgtcaaaattttacgggaacctgtgtaatgtccagtaatggcggacaaatagcgataaggtgtatagatTTATAAATAGCAAGTTTTCATTTTCGTTTTAGTTATGATTAGAGTCTACAGAATAAGAATTAAATCGGTAAAATCGAAAAAGCGCCATACAAATTTTCGTTTAGTGTTTTAAGCATAATTCAAGTCGATGTTCgtgtattttaaaattgtaatgttGCTTTGGcttttctttttgttgtttattaCAGAATATCATAATTGCTCATGAATTAAGGTCGTATGGTAATTTTAGTTTAACCATCCTCGCTAATCAGTCGCCAGTAGATTGTTGACTCATTTGCAAGTGCAACATCGttttgcttctttgttaaatatttgtttgtttttgtattgacTGAGATTGTAACACGGTGATGACTGCTCACAAATTAACTTATTATGTTTGTTTAGATCACGCAGCGTTGTCACTATCATGGAATTGCATGTgcctgtcatacaagtgagaagtttggCGATATGaaaccagtttcaatccaccattgtctacataagaaaatgcctgtacccagtcagaaatatgacagttgttgtccattcgtttcatgtgttttatcttttgattttgccatttgataagggactgtCCGCTTTTTTACTGCAAATTATACATTCTGTACGATTATTAGAATAAGATCTGAATGGACAaatcaaaaagtataaaaaaatctataaactaAATAGAGGAATAATTCCGATAATACTTATTACATTAGTATCATTAATATAGTTACCTCTACGCCCATCATTGTTAGCGTGTCGTGCATGTCAATCTGATCCTGTTTCGTAGTGTTATACATATAACAGTCATGGTATATTTTAAGGCAGAGAAGATGATTCTgaaaaatttgcatacatatcAAAAGTTCATCCTGCAATGTGAGTTCATGTATGGTTGTATAAGAAACCACACGTTATCTTTAGCAAGAGCGAAAAAGTGAACAAATATGAAAACAGAAACACTCAACGACTGGTTATTATTGGCTACTCATATAAGCCATATTTCTGAGGGTGGTGATGGGGGTACTCTCATGACGAAATGACAGGTTTATCACGGTAATTCAATATCAAACGACTGGGATAATGTGGGGAAAGGTTCCTGCAAACAAACATCGTTTCGAATTCCTTGTCTGTTGAATAGAAGAAACCATaggcattctttttttttcagatagttAAAGTCTCGATAACTAAATTTTTTTCTTAGGTAGCAAAATGACGGATATTAGTGTGTACAAACACTACATAAACAATAGTTACAAGACCAGCACATTCATACAAAGTTGACCAAAAAGATTAACGTAGTATATATGTGTTGCAAAACGTTGGGTCTTTTAAATTTGGTGTTTGATTCAGAGTGTTCCGTGGTACAACCAACCTTAAATAGTGCTTCCAAAGCATACTCACCACATTCGCAAGATATCTGAACGAGACAACGTCATTTACAGAATGTTGTCCGTTTACGTGTACCGACAGCATAATACATATCTGCAATGTAAGACAAACTATCGGTCTACAATGTCGAACGTAATCgttattgttttattcatatattgaataGAAATAAGCATATAATTGTGATGTTGATTTTGTCGTTTTTATTGGTATCAAatgtataaataaagacaacagtagtgtaCCACTGTccgaaattcatcaatcgatggagaaaaacaaatccgggttacaaacttaaactgagggaaacacataaaatataagagaacaacgacataacagaaacactaaaatgcaacacacacggaaacgaactataagataacaataaccattttcttgacttggtacaggacattttaagaaaatgttgggttgaacctgattttgtggctagccaaacctcccactttaatggcaatgttaactATAACACTAAAATGGCAACAttgcatgacaggactacaatacataTGTATGGcagaacatacaggacagagaaacacacaaataaacaatacaatagaacattccGACAAGCTAATAGCGATTAagggtaccaggcttataatttaataggccagacgcacgtttcgtctacataaaactcatcagtaacgctcatgtcaaaatagcaaagaaagccaaacaaagatgaaagttgtgacaaatacggtTAGGgttatctgcctgggataagaaaatccttagtatttagaatatttcatattttagcaatcagttaatttataaaaattactatataattgatatacatgttaacaccgaagtggtggctacctacagaataaaaacgaatacgtAAAACAACATATCTCACCACATAAAAACAGCACAGCCGAACAACGCATTGTATGTCAGCCGAATAGATCGAGGCACAATTTGGCAAGCACCAATAATTAGAGAAAAGCATAGTGTCATCTCGATAAACTTCATTTTCCCAaccattattatattttcttgacTGCTGTTTTCATATGGTTACTATTCAGCTGTCTGTTGAAATTtattaagcattttttttattactgataTATACACAAACGAAAATAGTGGTTAACGATATCAGCTCACTCATCCTAATCCTATATATACAGTGTTTTAATGCAAGTCCCTGCGTTTGCGCAATCAAATCTATAATGGCAAAACAATTTTCTTATAAAGATTTATCATTAATTCTCttaatttaaatgtaaacaaaccttaaaaaagagacaaaaaagtgtTACATGTCCCATTCTGTTCTGTTAATTATAGAAGATCGCTTCTTATCAACAAACTTATACCAATTTCTCCCTTATCTTCATATTGGACAATGGGTTTACTGAAACGTCTCGTGTAAATGTTATCAATACAATATTATAAATTTGTTTCGCAACAGGTTATCTACGCCACCAGTAAATCGTTGTTGCAATAAGCTTTCAGTTTTAAACTTATGAAGTTCCAATTTCTTATGACTAACTTCATTTTTACTATTCTATTCCATAACCAGTTGATATATTTGGTACTATGTGGTTTAATTTATCGGTCTTCAAGAGTTAATTGACAGCGCGTCATACTTTTGAACAAAAGAGGGACTGAAATTGTATGTTCTCAGACAGAGTTTTCTAATAGAATAAGAATGCACGCATTGTCGTGCTTGCTTGTCCGATCCTGTTTAGTAATTTGTGATTAAAATATGAGGAAAATATTTGTCTGGCAAACGGACGGACGGATCAGCATACACGTTAAATTACAACTCAGCAGTGCCAAGTTGAGTTGTGACCAAGTATGAAGCAAATCTACGCTAATACATGTTGTTCTTCCCTCGGCAGGATTCATACCCGTGCTTATGTAACATTGCGACAACATGTAGTATTCTGACGCATATAGCTGCAGTGGCCTCACAAGCTATCAActttatgttaaatgttttgacttattttccaatatttcatttataagatATACTAAAATGTTCTTTGCATTCAAATCACAAAATGAATCAATAAAAAAAGGCAGCTGGACAAGTTATAATGGGCTAACATTTCGTGTGGATGTTATGTCTATGTTAGACCAGAGACGTCATATAATTAGCCATCGAAGTGACCTCCGAAGAATGTTGATGGTCATATGCCCCGATATAAAcctacataaaaataaaaagacatgcACGTGCAATTGCATGACGATTTATGTCTTGTTGAATTCATGTCTTGTGTATCTAAAAAAAATGCGTAAATCATCatctaatttgtataaaaattattTGGCCTAATCAGTCTACGAAATTGTTCTCGGTGGCTTCcttgttgtaatttttttgtttaacattcttgttttttaataaCTGAACATGCTTAGCACATGTGTAATCCATCTCCAGCTAAGAGTTAAATTGAAGTTCGCACGGATACTATAATCAATGCTGTTATATTTGAtgcatgtgcattgtattgtcattaaaaaaaaaccgccaATATCTACGTAGCAAAAGTattttactttccaataaatagctgaatgtttacattttaacaaatttgaaaaatttcaaactaTTAGGAAAACCAAAAAGTAGCTGCACAACAGTTATTTGAATTATAACCGCTACAACTCAACATTACAAAGCAGCAATCATTCCCTTTCATAGTAGCAAAGAAACGTTTGACAGAACATTCTTCTAAACGTTTTTCGGACAAACGGATGGAGTGGAGAGGTTTCTAGACATGCTTCCCCTGTTGGCGACATAGCTTCTAAACAATAACAAACAGTCCAtcaaatatgtatattttaatcAATGTTTACAAATGAACACAGGAATGTTTGAATGATGGAGTATATATTCACTAACACTTCCAATAAGTGTACGTCTAATGGCCCCTAAACCTCGGCTGCCAACAACAATTACACTGGCCCCTAATTCCTCACATTTCTGAACTATTGTGTGGCCTGGATCGCCACCATCTAATTGAATTACTTGTCCACCAATCTATTAAAgaatgaataaaacatatatgttatttatatatgcattttctttataattagaCCACACAAAATGTAGTCTGAACGAATTAGATCAGTGAAGATACAATTTCTAAAATTGAATGTTTACAAGACTTTGAATTTTTCGTAATTTGTTACACCAGACTCATCAGTTGCATGTCCGCTCGAATCAAAACGGTTAGGAGGCCAAATCGAATACGACTAGTGTTGGAGCGCATACAAAATCAGGAAATTGTGGcgtttgaataaaatattgaaaatgatttCAATGGAGGCAAACTATACTTACAAAACATGACAAAGGTcctcaaatatttcaaaagggaCTGATATCTtatgaaattaataataaaacatattcgCAAACTTCTTCAGATACAACATCTACCATTTCATACCTTGTACGTGTCTAGTTTGGCTTTCAGTTTTTTACAGACCTCTTCTCCTTTCTTTCTCTCTTCGTGGTATGCATGCACAACCAAATGTGGTTCTACAGGCATCCAGACAGCTACAATTTATTAGAGCAACGATAATCAATTAGAATTTGATTCAGAACTGGTGAGATTTACCAGGGTTGAATTTAACACATAcaaaatatgaatacaaaaatttGCAGGACAATAATATATTCAGTCTAGACGGTCACACACTGTAAAACCAAAAGATGATTTGTTTGGATATAAATATCCCTTATCTGTCTAGATTGTATAAATCTATTACTTTATCTTCTGTTAATATATGCAAATCAATTCAAATTGATATTGCCTTCCATTTAAGGTCTGTGATCAAACAAATAGCAAATAACACGACATCGACACAttcacatataaatatatataggtcTATTGGAATCACACACTTTTTTAGGACATTTTGTCCTTTTCGTTATACAGTTCAAAATGCAAAATAATCCAGTTTTATAAGCCTACTATAGACAAACcaaactacattttgacaaatagacgtggtttgaaaaacaaaagaatataCATATGAGTACAGAGCCGCAACATCTCAAAATCCTCACTAGCAGTGATACAGATGAAATAACACATGACTTGtggttgtaaatttctgtgtcatttggattcttgtggagagttgtctcattggcaatcataccacatcttcttttttatatata carries:
- the LOC139520167 gene encoding universal stress protein YxiE-like, yielding MADASKGPANRIAVVAMDGSEASEAALDFFVKNVYHEGLDVVLMHCVHHRAQSTYGSVWMPVEPHLVVHAYHEERKKGEEVCKKLKAKLDTYKIGGQVIQLDGGDPGHTIVQKCEELGASVIVVGSRGLGAIRRTLIGSVSEYILHHSNIPVFICKH